In the genome of Chryseobacterium arthrosphaerae, one region contains:
- the msrB gene encoding peptide-methionine (R)-S-oxide reductase MsrB, whose protein sequence is MKNILIVLGIILGIAVFAAGSGLFKKTKPNEAETKKEKQEIMDNKNVREIYFAGGCFWGTEHFFQQIRGVVGTEVGYANGNTQNPTYEEVVSHTTGFAETVKVKYDPEQVDLKLLIDLYFKTIDPTSKDQQGNDRGNQYRTGIYFTDKTDEAVVKGEVQKLAKNYSKPILVETIPLKNFYKAEDYHQDYLDKNPGGYCHIEPGLFEMAKKANPLPAATKATSYQKQDKKVLKEKLTAEQYNVTQENGTERPFQNEYWDETREGIYVDITTGEPLFVSTDKFESGCGWPSFSKPITKSLIDEKLDRTHGMTRVEVRSKTGDAHLGHVFTDGPKDKGGLRYCINSASLKFIPKAEMETKGYGEYLPLLDKK, encoded by the coding sequence ATGAAAAATATATTAATTGTACTCGGGATTATTCTGGGTATAGCAGTATTTGCTGCAGGATCCGGGCTTTTTAAGAAGACGAAGCCCAATGAAGCTGAAACTAAAAAAGAAAAACAGGAAATTATGGATAACAAAAACGTCAGAGAGATTTATTTTGCAGGCGGATGTTTCTGGGGAACAGAACATTTTTTTCAACAGATCCGTGGAGTAGTAGGAACGGAAGTGGGATATGCCAACGGAAATACCCAGAATCCTACTTATGAAGAAGTGGTAAGCCATACTACAGGTTTTGCCGAAACGGTAAAAGTGAAGTATGATCCGGAACAGGTAGATCTGAAGCTTCTGATTGATCTGTACTTTAAAACAATTGATCCTACAAGTAAGGATCAGCAGGGAAATGACAGAGGTAATCAGTACAGAACGGGAATTTATTTTACCGATAAAACGGATGAAGCCGTAGTAAAAGGCGAAGTGCAGAAGCTGGCAAAAAATTACAGCAAACCTATATTGGTGGAAACCATTCCTCTGAAAAACTTCTACAAAGCGGAAGATTATCACCAGGATTACCTGGATAAAAATCCGGGCGGATACTGCCATATTGAACCGGGACTGTTTGAAATGGCCAAAAAAGCCAATCCGCTTCCGGCAGCAACAAAAGCAACCTCTTATCAAAAGCAGGATAAAAAAGTTTTAAAAGAAAAACTGACTGCCGAGCAATATAATGTTACCCAGGAAAACGGCACTGAAAGACCTTTCCAAAACGAGTACTGGGATGAAACCCGAGAAGGAATATATGTAGATATCACCACCGGGGAACCTTTATTTGTTTCTACAGATAAATTTGAGTCGGGGTGTGGATGGCCAAGCTTTTCAAAACCGATTACCAAAAGTCTGATTGATGAAAAACTTGACCGTACCCACGGTATGACAAGAGTAGAAGTCAGAAGTAAAACAGGAGATGCCCATCTGGGACACGTATTTACGGATGGTCCTAAAGATAAAGGAGGTCTTCGGTATTGTATCAACAGTGCTTCCTTGAAGTTTATTCCCAAAGCGGAAATGGAAACAAAAGGGTATGGAGAATACCTTCCGCTGCTGGATAAAAAATAA
- a CDS encoding DUF417 family protein — MVGTTHKITPSQSTYTIGYYLSLFGAALILLWIGIFKFTPTEAAAIKPLVENHFLTFFVYRVMSVQTVSNLIGAIEIIIALLLVFSAKFAVLKKYAGIGMIVTFMVTLSYLFTTPGVWRVVDGVPVTDFFILKDLMLLGFGLMIVQSNK, encoded by the coding sequence ATGGTCGGAACTACACACAAAATTACCCCAAGCCAATCAACCTATACCATCGGGTATTACCTTTCACTTTTCGGGGCAGCCCTCATCCTGTTATGGATAGGAATTTTCAAATTTACCCCAACTGAAGCGGCAGCAATAAAACCTCTGGTAGAAAACCATTTTCTGACATTTTTCGTATATAGAGTAATGAGTGTTCAGACAGTGTCAAACCTTATCGGAGCGATAGAAATTATCATTGCCTTATTACTGGTATTTAGTGCGAAATTTGCTGTACTGAAAAAGTATGCCGGAATAGGTATGATCGTCACTTTCATGGTAACATTGAGCTATCTGTTTACTACGCCGGGAGTCTGGAGGGTGGTAGATGGGGTGCCCGTGACAGATTTTTTTATTTTAAAAGACCTTATGCTTTTAGGATTTGGATTGATGATCGTTCAAAGTAATAAATAA
- a CDS encoding sigma-70 family RNA polymerase sigma factor, translating to MTKDEELKNWIEQYSGPLLKKALYLLSDKEDAQDVVQDVFLAAYSAYDSFEGKSQPLTWLMAILQRKVADFYRKKYKSEPHVRLDHFFDETGSWKRNDVLKSWDASDTGDELLDNNDFNKTLEECIEELPARWKILLKMYYIEEKKAPEVSQELNVSTTNLWKILQRTRMQLRECLEFNWFSRV from the coding sequence ATGACAAAAGACGAAGAGTTGAAAAACTGGATAGAGCAGTATTCCGGGCCGCTTCTGAAAAAAGCACTGTATCTGCTTTCCGATAAAGAAGATGCCCAGGATGTGGTTCAGGATGTTTTTCTGGCTGCCTACTCAGCCTATGATTCCTTTGAGGGGAAAAGCCAGCCTTTAACCTGGCTGATGGCGATACTGCAACGGAAAGTTGCTGATTTTTACCGAAAAAAATACAAATCTGAGCCTCATGTAAGACTTGACCATTTTTTTGACGAAACGGGATCCTGGAAAAGGAATGATGTACTGAAAAGCTGGGATGCATCAGATACCGGTGATGAACTTTTAGATAATAATGATTTCAACAAAACACTTGAAGAATGTATTGAAGAATTGCCTGCAAGGTGGAAAATTTTGCTAAAAATGTATTATATCGAAGAAAAAAAAGCACCAGAAGTGAGTCAGGAATTAAATGTTTCAACGACTAACCTTTGGAAGATCCTTCAGAGGACCCGGATGCAGCTTCGGGAATGTCTGGAATTTAACTGGTTTTCAAGAGTATAA